In the genome of Nycticebus coucang isolate mNycCou1 chromosome 12, mNycCou1.pri, whole genome shotgun sequence, the window CCCCAACGAGATCAAAGTCGTGTACCTGAGGTGCACCAGTGGCGAAGTCAGTGCCACGTCTTTCCTGGCCCCCAAGATTGGCCCCCTgggtttgtctccaaaaaaggttggTAATGACATCGCCAAAGCAACTGGTGACTGGAAGGGTCTGAGGAGTACAGTGAAACTGACTATCCAGAACAGACAGGCCCAGATTGAAGTGgtaccttctgcctctgccctcatcatcaaagccctcaaggaacc includes:
- the LOC128561124 gene encoding 60S ribosomal protein L12-like; this translates as MPPKFDPNEIKVVYLRCTSGEVSATSFLAPKIGPLGLSPKKVGNDIAKATGDWKGLRSTVKLTIQNRQAQIEVVPSASALIIKALKEPLRDRKK